The DNA segment tcaaatttaaaagaaaggaCAAGAGCTTGAATTTAAGGATTCAAATGGTCTATCTTCCAAACCTCAAGATGTGattttttaacaagaaacatTAATGAATGGATTGAAGTCCTCCTTGGGAAACCTCTTTTTTCCCTCTCAACTCTTTTTCATGttgtttcaaaatattttatatgtttttttaaggATAAAGATGAAGATTTCAAGGATAAGAGTTCTTGGATTATTattcatcttttttttattattattattttgagaaaGAGTTATTGGGTTTGGGCTCAGTTTGAATGATTCTAGCATTTCATCTTAATCTAATATACTTTTGTGCGCAAATtgtataaataataaactttcaatcaaagttaaaatttagttgATATGCCGAGAGTTAGACTATTTAGAGGATTTTATTAAACCTTTGGGACCAATTCTAATTACAAACCATGCTCACTAAAATTCTAAACTTTCTTCAAATAATAGAGACCAATTTTACAATTTAACAATAATAAGATCGTAAAATGGAACTCATTCAATCGCTGCACCAATCCCTGTAAAGTTAAGggtaataataatgataatttaaaaaaaaaaaaaaaaaaaaaacacccaaaAAGGAATCCAATTAACCCTAAAGAGACTTCAATAAAGCAAAATAAGACCTAAAGATAACTAAGAAAGCTTTACACATAGAGGCCCAGAGGCATGAAATTTAACAAAGGACCACACCTAATGTCTCAAACCCTTTAATATTCTATTATTTCTTTCTCTGCAAACACTCCATAAAATAGCATAAAAGCGAGCAAACAAGTAGAACCGGCCCTTTTCACAAAAGGGGAGTCATAGCTAGGGGTTAATCGGTTCAATTCGGCTTGGTTTGAGGGCCAAACTGAAGCCAAACCGCTAATAAGTAATAAATACAAGGAAAAGTGAGAAAAACAACAGTTCCATACTAGAAAAACTTGACGTTGACAATTACAAATCCATACATCTGAATTGGGTAAAAGaaattatcatataatcaacTAGAAATAATCAATAATGCCTCTGTAATAAAAACTAAGGGGCTTTATAATCACAACTACTATAGAGTGAAGTGTATTTTTAAGACAATGGTGGTACCAAAATTGCACGGTAACAGACTTTATTAATCTAATCAAATCATCACTAAAATCTAATAGAAGTACCTCAGCTAAGTTTTTTGAGGGGTTGTGTCAGATGCAAGGTTTTGAGTTTGTTGATTTTTATCTGTTTGAAGGGTACTTGTAACTTTACCTGCCTCAGCTTTTTCAAACAAAGCCTGTTGCTGCATAACTTTGACCATGTCCTTCATAGTTCTCTCTTCTCCTTCAAGTTGTATTTTCATTAATGCCTCTGCTTCTTTGTCAATTGGCTTGAAGTATTCTTCAATGGCAGACTCCTGCATATATTCTCAGTTTTCTTAACCTCAAAAGAAGATTTGGATATTGTTCCTTCAGGGAGTATGTGTTCGTTAAAGTTGAAATAGTAGAAAGTTTTGTTATAGAAACTGTTGCATATTGCtgctaaagaaaaagaaagtaagAAGAATGATAGCGCCTCTGAAGGGACCAATCTCCCTCGCCGTCTCACGTACATTCCTTTACCACTGTGACACCACTCGCATACCCATTTCCCCTTATTTATAAGGGCTTCCCATTAACAACTCTCCCATTGACAAATTCTATTCACATGACTACTGGATACTGTGAGACCTATTATGAAAGTGTATGAAAGGAAGAATGATAACAAAGGAATTGCATGAGCAGAAAGCGGGGAGAGGACCAGCTGAAGAATATTGTAAGTGTGGGGACCAGTGGAAGTTTGTAGGGTTTTGGGATTCAGTGTGAAGGTTGGAATAATTTTGGAGTGAGAACTCATTAGGAAGGAGAGGCAGCTCTCTCAAATAGCCAATCGGTTACTTTGTTTCCTTGCTAtcttctttattttgttattgCCTGGTTCTTGTGTTTTGTGGCTTGTTAACCGTGAACTCTTGAGTCTTGAGAACCTTGCTGATATATAATATTACACAGGGAGCCTGTTCTGGTGGTGTTTGGGTGTCCTCTTGGTAGTGTTTGTGTGGTTTTCTGTGTGCAGGAACTTGGATACAGGATACCTAACAGATACATTACTAACCTTCGTGCTCATAAAACGCTGACACATAGATCTGTGAATCAAATCTACGCATAAGTTAAACTCTAATTCAGTTGAATACATTAATCTCCATATCTCACATAAAGCAATCAATCTGCATATCTTTTATATGTATAAATTCCTAAAACTTGTTAACTGATAAGACGCAGTGACCAATCTCGACAGAACCATACGATTGATGAGAAATGACGTTACATGTTAAGCCAAATGGACAGAATTAAACAAGAGTTTAGTCTTAATTTGATCATGCAACACAGATGATGACAGATTATGGATATGGGAAGGTCTTTAACGTTTAGACGTATGCATGTCTTTGTATGCAAACGCTATTTTTGTGGTTTATTCTTATAAAATAAGAAGCATACTTTTTCTTGGGGAGTTGCAAATCAGAGGAAAAAACATCAATAATATGAAATCCACCATAGCAAAAAATCAATATTAGGGTGGCCGAAAGTGACATTTTTTATTCACAAATGGAAATATCTACGGAGTTGAACTGAAAGAATAAAACTTACTGTTTCCTCTAACTTTTTATTTAGAGTTTGCATCTCCTCAACCATACGACGAACTTCTCCCAAGATAGCCTGTTCTGGTATCTTTCTTATGGCAGCTTTTCTTTCCTCCGCCTGGCAAGGGGTAAAACaccattataatatataaaatttgttgGCAGCAAGTTGAATATTTTGAACATCCAATATCACGAGTGcttaatggtttttttttttttttttttttttttggcccaATGCAATGAATGAGCTAACCTAAAATGacagtgaagaagaagaaaatacagagtttcaaacaaaaaggaaaaagtatATCATCCACACATTTCTCAACATAATGCTTAAAAAACACCCATAAATATAGCCCTTATACATGAAAACTTAAATATCCACATTACGACAATGATTTTGATCAAAACGAAGGTTTTGAATAACtcaacaaaattaaagaagTTGGATAGTTTATTTTGGACAACAAAGCTCATCATTTGCTCTGTGAAGATTCCAAGAATCCCATGTCAATCCATCTTATTTTTTCCTCCAAACCATACAAGTTAAGTTGTCCCTAAACCCTACCATAAGTAATCTGTCTCCTCCTCTGAACAAAAGATGCGAAAGATAACcccttgaaacccatttatccaattaaataaaagagggatgaagaaaaggaaagatcAAGCCCAATGGAAAACCATTACTTCCAAATGTAGGACTGATTCAATAATTTGTAAATGATAATGAGTTGCATTTACAAAGAAGCTCATATTCATGACTTCACCATGAAGACGGGACAAGTTAACCTAATGACAAAGAAAGTAACCTTGAGAAAAACATTGATCGAAGTAACAAAAGTTTACCCTCATACTTTACACTTTTCAAGATAAAATGCCAAATTCTATAACAAACAGGCAACTGAACGAAATGGCACTAGAGAAATGGTTGATAAGAAATTGAGACCGGAAATGGCCTAAGTGAACAAAATCTAAACCTACGATGATACTAATAATGGTAAAgtagatacatttttttttcatgtcaaCATGAACATGGACCATAGGTATTATATTCTCGACCAAAACGTCAAAGCTTCAAATCTCCACCCCACGTGTTGAATTCAAGATACATTTGCTGTCATTTGCCCTAAACTCAGTTTTCACAGCTGAATAATTTTCCCTCCTCTCTGTTCCCCCatcattcaaattaaaacttcTTCAAACAGGTAAAATTTCTCACTTCCCAGAACAAAATGGCAGAGAATTTTACATTTTCCCTCATTGGGTCCAAATTTCACTGTACTCTAACCAACTCCATCCTTAGCCAAAACCACCATGATAGAACAATAACCCAAGACATAAAAACTAAAACCCATTAATAGAAATTGCATAATCAGAATAAAATTGAACCAAAAGCAAAAGATCCAACCACAAGTACCTGTTTGAGACGCTTTTCGAGCTCCAACCTAAACGATCGAATCCGCCGCTCTTCATAGCCGGAGAGAACCCTAACGTAGAAGAGGGCTCTCCGTCCAAACTCCAAAAGCTTGTCCATCCAAATCCCTCAAGTTATTCAACACACAGATCTCCCTGCAAAGTCAAAGTAGAATCGAGTCTGTAACTTTGTTGGGTCAAATCGAAGGAAAATTCACAATCCATTTAGAAAGTAAATTTCGCAATAACAGAAGATGGGTTTGTAAGATACCAGAAGAAGAAGCCATTAATCCATTTGGAACGAACACAGTACTGCCGAAACgctgtgtttttttttcccttctcgTGGCGGTCTGCTTCGAAGCTTATATATGGCTTCATCGAGCTGAGgtcttaaaaaatgattttgctATGCATCTCCAGagcattattaatttttatgggTAAGAATTTTATTGGATAAATTACAAACTAGTCCCTTCTGATGGTGTGTCTAATAGGTGTACTTagaaaaaattcatttattttgagAAATGTACACGGGATGGGACGGGATGATTGTcctcattttatccttcaatccCACAAAAATTCTTGTTTAATTTTGTGAAGATTGGGGAGAAATTCTCCATGAAAAATTCACGAGAGTCGACCTAGTTTTCCATAGTAAATTATTTTTCGTTTATTCTGgtattgaaaattttcaactaAGTAGTTAGTTTTCCACTAGTTAATtgcttataaaaaataaaaaaaaaatcttaaacctcttaaatgaaataaaataaaatttttgtattaagttatttaattaacaaCACATAAGAATTTAAAAATGGTTCAAAAAGTTATTCACACAATACTATTATTTATGcataaaagtttaaattgattcagACATGTGCATATCTTTATTGTAGCATgtgtatataattttttttttttaaagaagtcatgatgaaaataaataaagcgAGGAATAGAGAATGGGGTATTTATTTTGGTAGCACAACGAATACAActtactttgtaattgttagaaGTGATTTAatccaaattgttcatgtggagataggTGAATGAAGTATACTATATAAccgagtttgtataagactggaccgtaAAATATTTAATCCCTCTTCATAAATCCGTAACATGgaaagattaatatttcacaagATAATCATAtgcaactcgatcttaattttaAGTGAATTATAAATACTTGCATGTAAGGGTTGGCTCATCTTTTGAATTACATGGATGGGAGTGTTAATTATAGTTGATCCAATAAACCTACTATTTTCCAAATAAGGAGTTTAGAACATAATTACGCGAGATGAGATTTGTTATTTCTCATACATGGAGTTGTTCTCAAGTGCTAAATAATGGGACGGTCCTATGAAACTTAGTTTATGGTtgtatgattaaaaaaaatgttcattgataaaaaaaacttaGGTTAAAGTACAATATATAATTACAAGGAAAAAACAAACTAGTTAATGGTTGACTTGAGGTTCACATTTAtagtgaatgaataaaaatcaattaatttggaagtttgaataattaatttggtAGAATTATTGTACACGATacattaaatatcaaataaaaaggGTTAATGTGAAACTcggatctccattttcctacttaagtaagtgattaaggggttaattaggagaaagttaaatcaTATGTTATgtctaataattttacaattgtcataataactgtaataattgtcaccttctgtgaatcaacaattagtaaaagtgaatgtaaactataataGTTAGGTAATATAGTTAAGATAACCATATTTGATTCTGGAGTACGAGTAGAGAggaccctaaaaggataaaaagaagagaaaaccttgaagacttaaatcctgaatagtgaagaaaggattgaagaactgaggaaaatatagaaaatcatttgggaaaattcgtgtgaaagttgcacggagataaaccatattcacagtagctaacgagattggaaagaatgagagtggagagagcgacaccaacGAGGCAGCGAGAGAAtgtgagagagtgagattggcTGAGCGAGAGACTGGGAGAGAGCGAAGTTGGAGAGAAAGGGTGAagagaaagaaggagagagcgacactggcGAGATTGGAAAGAGCGATGCTggtgagattggagagagcgagatccttagcAAGAAacttggagagagcgacactgctgAGATCCAAGCTAGTGAGAAACCTGGAGAAAGCGAGATCCTTAGTAAgagtggagaaagcgagagtttgagcgagaaagttggagagagcgagattgtgagcaagaaagtgggagagagcgagaggtcTGAACGCctcattcgaacgtcacgcccacgcgaTCGAAGGAAACGCCTGGCATCGAACGGCCGGGCATTTatgtgttgaatttggccacgatcttatagattatgcattgaaaaccctaaattgaatacaaacaaagcttgaagacgttagggcaaatgtcaattaaaatttaggtgtccgattaagaggaattcttaaaccctaagaaattgtgttggatgcgtttgggaggaacacattgaaccaaaattgtgttggatgcgtttgggaagaacacattgaaccaaggtgaagtcagcctACGTTGATAAAGaaaggattaaacatttggccatacAGCCAAGTAGATGATGTCAATACCATAAGAggtttgaacgcctataaatagagcctttgagatttcattttcaaaccacaaatcataaaattcgtaaAGAGAAAGGGATAGTAGAGTTCATTGGACAGTGAAGGTGAAGGAGAATGCATCAACTTGAGATgaggagatctcccaatctactcgaGTGTTTGATGTAATTCAAAAGCCATCTAAAAGataagagagtctagttttcatggtgaggctgctagagaagaagctctaaggaatggGGTCGAGCTATCAGATaagctgagccagtcttgatatttggatgattccggctaaaccatgaagagttatgagctaagattttatagtaagcttcttgagacattttagaatagttttttaaaaggaagtatctcaaaataaggttttagaactatgagtagtcTAAGCTGAAAGTTGGATatggattctaggggtaaaaagggagcctgaggtagaaaagggaactattaGAAAGACTCCTAAGCAATTAAGGTGAGTGTTATGTTTTGATAGTTAGCATatgttgtgagtgttatagttttatagttaacatatgttttgagtgttatagctttgataattaacgcatagtgtgagtgttatagttttgatagttaacatatatcgtgagtgttatagctttgatcattaacacatagtgtgagtgttatagctttgatcattaacacatagtgtgagtgttatagcgttgataattaacacatagtgtgagtgttatagcgttatagtttcgatatatcgtgagtgttatgttgctttgataaataaagaatattgtgTGTTTATACAGTGTTGATAGTAAATGCATATTATGAGTATTCACTTAACTTTATACTCTGATATTAGAATATATGCATCTGTAGATACAAAATACATGCTTTTGGTGATAGGATGATTGCCATGGTATTGTTTGTGTGtgactatggaaactgagattatgccCGGGATATAATTAgtatgcttaacaaaaggtgcttggcagGAAAAATTGATAGACTTCGATCGGCGAGAAAATATGGTAggcttcggtcggcgggaaaaATTGGTCGGCTTTGGTCGGCTGGAAAAtatggtcggcttcggtcgacgggaaataatagtcggtgacaaCCGACGGaaaatatggtcaagtacctaagcatgactagcgggataaataaaatggtcgatgtgcacataggcgggaattggggtcataggaaggtttccatagaTGATTGTATTGATAGATGATATGATAGGCATGCTACGTGTAGCTTTTGGGATAAAGATTACTGGTTGCATGATTATATCTTTGACTGTGCATGAGTTATAATGCGAGTGTTGGCATGTGATTAATTTcccaaaaatgatgattttcaaagtgaatttcatcttaaaaagaaccactcactgggcttagtagatcacactcttcaaaatgttttcttaatcccccaGGTAGTGAaagatgaggagttccagggtgttgctaaggtcaaggtctgccaagtgccccaattacacttccggagggtttttacggttgtcgttgtaaactttgttgttatgtctttaagttgtataaacgttatttCACTATCGTAATAAAAGATGGACCTACTCAATCCGTTATaatttatctccttgacttgaTCATTCTCCTATGTATAAGTTATAGTACGGTACCAGAGTTATTTTGCAAGAAccattaggcagtaagtgtcaactcAAGGAttgataactgctacagtcGCATCCCTCTTCCAGGTAGAGAAGGTGGTCTGGAGGCGGGTGTGACATTTAATGTATTAAGATGCATTAAAGAGTACATATATACAACTTTACCCCtcaaatgtgtatatatatataaagtcaacttcttttttcttcatagtcaacttGTTAAAATCCAACGTGCGTGCTTGTCAGCTCAATATCAAATGCCTTAGtctttcaaaaataataatgatggaTAAGTTCAAAACTTAGAGTTCTTTTTTAATGGGAGATGTTGAATGAGATGGAATTAGTTAGGGCTAATCGAATTTGATGACCTGAAAAGACCGATCAATCTAACCTAATCCATGCGGTTTGAATtgagttatcaactcatttacATTAGTCCTAgattcacctaatataacccaaacccgaaccaacccaaatttattattaacttaaaaaaaaatttacttataacacaattatttaaacatatattgattttaattttatttagttacaatatatttaaaataatttatttttcgactcttaaaaataatttctttagaaagaatattttcactatatacattaaatttgagttgttaatcttaattcaatatatacaaacaattaaattaaatttttatatatttacattttgcatctttttagaacataattttaaataaatgacccaattaatccaacccaacccaacccaaatattccATGGTTAGgttgaatttgatttattttttaatttaaaaattatttgaattgaagaaatttacgACCTGATCAAATAGATTagatctaaaaagtctttcaactcaactcatgaaCACTCTTAAAATTAGAAGCTATTTCGAAATTGAACTGACAGAAATACATATCGAAATTGAACCGACAGAAATAcatatcttaatttttaaaaactacgttctttagttttcaaaatttggcttgaattTTTTAAAGCATTAGTAAGAGAGTAAATAACAAAGCAGGTAAAAATCGTGTTCAtaaacttaaaaacaaaatagttaatTAAAGGTTCTTgattctaaattttgaaaaaaatggaaatctaACCTCTTTAGGaggttcttcatcatcatctttgCAATTCTAGGAAACTAATTCTCCTAACCTCCTTCCCTAACTTTCTTTGGAATTATgctaaattgattttgagagtTTCAGAAGAGTTCCTAGTTTCTTAAATCACCCAAGCTTTGTTAAACCCAAAACCAATCAAATTAGTTTCAGCTTCCCTTGTTGTAATTACCAAACAAGTTCTATCCCCAatacttaaaaattaaaaactaaggTTAAAATCCTAAAACACCAAAATATTTCCACAGTCCAATCAGAAATACACATCAGTAGTTATCACAAGTTCATTATAAGCCAAGATCCATTGCAATCTACAAAGAGAATCTAAACATTGGGGTTAACAATGAGCGGGGGAAATgacaaaaagagagagagagagagagagagagagagagagagagagagagaagttaTTCACAACCATAATTCTCACTCAACATCCACTTCACCTTCACAATCCACAATCATCTATCCACCATTAGTTCAAtccctcctcttcttcttcttctcgttcTTCTCAGCTGAGTTCTTTAGCTGCAGAATAGTAAACAAATACCATCACCATTTCAGCTAATCAAGCGAAAAATTCCAACAGAAACATGGCATTTAGAAACACAACTCACCATTATAATGAGAATTCGGACAAAAACAGCAACAAAATCAGTAAACAGAGTCAATGCGTGCTTCACATAATCCATATCACCAAGATGTGCCTTCTCAATTATTTCCTGAGTATCAACTACCATGTAGCCAACAAAAACCAAGAGCCCAAAGTACAACTACAGatgaaacaaacaaacaaacataacAAAACAATATAAGATCAGACCTACTGCTTCCTCTTCCAAACCatgaaaaaaagttgaagtagGAATATAGATACCTCAAACTTGAAAAGGGCAGTAGAACCGCCGAATATAGAGGAGGCGAAATGTAACCAGAGTAACATGGATACGCCCGAAGAAAGTAAGCCACCGAGATAAAGGAATTCTCTACGTCTTGCCAACAAGGCTGCTCCTGAGAAACAACAAAAGGCAACCGCAGTTCCCACAAAAGCGCTCACCAGAACACTGGGAACGACGGAGTTCGTGAGTCAATACAAGAATAATCAAAGCATAGATTGATTCCCAAAATTCAGAGAACATAAATAGTCAGTGCCCATTGATGATATTTC comes from the Benincasa hispida cultivar B227 chromosome 5, ASM972705v1, whole genome shotgun sequence genome and includes:
- the LOC120077104 gene encoding uncharacterized protein LOC120077104; the encoded protein is MDKLLEFGRRALFYVRVLSGYEERRIRSFRLELEKRLKQAEERKAAIRKIPEQAILGEVRRMVEEMQTLNKKLEETESAIEEYFKPIDKEAEALMKIQLEGEERTMKDMVKVMQQQALFEKAEAGKVTSTLQTDKNQQTQNLASDTTPQKT
- the LOC120077164 gene encoding bax inhibitor 1-like; translation: MDAFSSFFDSQSGSRSRWSYDSLKNFRQISPAVQSHLQWVYLTLGCALVASAAGAYLHILWNIGGILTTLASIGCITWLMATPPYEEKKRTSILLGAALLEGASVGPLINLAIEIDPSVLVSAFVGTAVAFCCFSGAALLARRREFLYLGGLLSSGVSMLLWLHFASSIFGGSTALFKFELYFGLLVFVGYMVVDTQEIIEKAHLGDMDYVKHALTLFTDFVAVFVRILIIMLKNSAEKNEKKKKRRD